From Rhodothermales bacterium, one genomic window encodes:
- a CDS encoding alanine--glyoxylate aminotransferase family protein has protein sequence MPTPVVNNTHRIQTKQLETSPRLLLGPGPSNAHPRVLQAIGNAQVGHLDPEFIALMNEVQELLRYAWQTDNKLTVPVSGTGSAAMEATLANMIEPGDSVLVGVNGYFGERMVDMAGRYGGVVHRMDKPWGQSFSLDEIKTALKAHRPKVLGLVHAETSTGARQPLEGVSALCREIDCLLLVDSVTSLAGVPLFLDAWGVDLAYSGTQKCLSCPPGLGPLTFGPRAVERLQNRKTKVPNWYLDMSMVANYWGESRTYHHTAPISMNYALREALRIVAEEGLEARWERHQKTAERFWAGLEGIGLSCHVDKEIRLPSLTTVRVPDGVDAKAVARTLLLEHNIEIAGGLGQLAGKVWRVGLMGYNSRPDTVDRLLSALARVLGR, from the coding sequence ATGCCCACCCCTGTCGTCAACAACACCCACCGCATCCAGACCAAGCAGCTGGAAACCTCCCCCCGTCTCCTGCTGGGCCCCGGCCCCTCGAACGCGCATCCCCGCGTGCTCCAGGCCATCGGCAACGCCCAGGTCGGCCACCTGGACCCCGAATTTATCGCCCTCATGAACGAAGTCCAGGAGCTGCTGCGGTACGCGTGGCAGACGGACAACAAGCTGACAGTGCCCGTCAGCGGCACGGGTAGCGCGGCGATGGAGGCGACGCTGGCCAACATGATCGAGCCCGGCGACAGCGTGCTGGTGGGCGTCAATGGGTATTTTGGGGAGCGGATGGTAGATATGGCCGGCCGCTACGGCGGCGTGGTCCATCGGATGGATAAACCCTGGGGACAGTCGTTTTCATTGGACGAGATCAAGACCGCCCTCAAGGCGCACCGCCCGAAAGTGCTCGGGCTCGTCCATGCCGAAACGTCGACCGGCGCGCGGCAGCCACTTGAAGGCGTCAGCGCGTTGTGCCGCGAGATCGATTGCCTGCTGCTGGTCGACTCCGTCACCAGCCTCGCCGGCGTGCCCCTGTTCCTCGACGCCTGGGGCGTGGACCTCGCGTACAGCGGCACCCAGAAATGCCTCAGCTGCCCGCCCGGCCTCGGCCCGCTCACGTTCGGGCCGCGAGCGGTCGAGCGGCTCCAGAATCGAAAAACGAAGGTCCCCAACTGGTACCTGGACATGAGCATGGTGGCCAACTACTGGGGCGAGTCCCGCACCTACCACCACACAGCGCCGATCAGCATGAACTACGCGCTCCGAGAGGCGCTGCGGATCGTAGCCGAAGAAGGCCTCGAAGCCCGCTGGGAGCGGCATCAGAAAACCGCTGAACGGTTCTGGGCCGGCCTGGAAGGGATCGGGCTCTCCTGTCATGTGGATAAAGAAATCCGCCTACCCAGCCTGACGACCGTCCGCGTGCCGGACGGCGTCGACGCCAAAGCTGTCGCACGCACGTTACTGCTGGAGCACAATATCGAAATCGCCGGCGGCCTCGGCCAGCTGGCCGGAAAGGTCTGGCGCGTGGGCCTGATGGGCTACAACAGCCGGCCCGACACCGTCGACCGCCTGCTCTCGGCCCTGGCGCGGGTCCTCGGGCGGTAA
- a CDS encoding MBL fold metallo-hydrolase: MIPPLQSDDVLLADIERTCAEPDGFRLWWLGQSGFLVQHRGRHLLLDPYLSDSLTRKYARTDKPHVRMTERVIAPERLDFVDVATSSHNHTDHLDAETLGPLLDVNPGLELVIPEANRAFVAKRLESDPEWPRGLTAGASVSIAGFTFHGVPAAHNDLETDAEGRHLYMGYVVRFGPYTIYHSGDTLTYPGLEDQLQKFDIDVALLPINGNLPERRVAGNLNGEEAARLAKAIGAKTVIPCHYEMFAFNTAPPALFVTACAAVGQSQRVLQAGEKFIAE; this comes from the coding sequence ATGATCCCCCCTCTCCAATCCGACGACGTCTTGCTGGCTGATATTGAGCGGACCTGCGCGGAGCCGGACGGTTTTCGGCTCTGGTGGCTCGGGCAGAGCGGCTTTCTGGTGCAGCACCGGGGCCGGCACCTATTGCTCGATCCCTACCTCTCGGATTCGCTCACGCGAAAATACGCCAGAACCGACAAGCCGCATGTGCGGATGACGGAGCGGGTGATCGCGCCGGAGCGACTGGACTTCGTCGATGTCGCCACGTCCAGCCACAACCATACGGACCACCTGGACGCGGAGACGCTCGGGCCACTGCTCGATGTCAATCCGGGCCTCGAGCTCGTCATCCCCGAAGCGAACCGGGCATTTGTCGCGAAGCGATTGGAAAGTGATCCCGAGTGGCCGCGTGGCCTCACCGCCGGCGCCTCGGTCAGCATCGCCGGCTTCACCTTTCACGGCGTCCCCGCCGCACACAACGACCTCGAGACCGACGCCGAGGGCCGGCACCTGTACATGGGGTATGTCGTCCGGTTCGGACCCTACACGATCTACCACAGCGGCGACACGTTAACATACCCGGGCCTGGAGGATCAGCTGCAGAAGTTCGACATCGACGTCGCCCTGTTACCGATCAACGGCAATCTACCCGAGCGCCGGGTGGCCGGCAACTTGAACGGCGAGGAAGCCGCCCGCCTCGCGAAAGCCATCGGCGCTAAAACCGTCATCCCCTGCCACTATGAAATGTTCGCCTTCAACACGGCGCCACCGGCGCTGTTCGTGACCGCCTGCGCCGCCGTCGGCCAGTCACAGCGGGTCTTGCAGGCCGGCGAAAAATTTATCGCGGAATAA
- a CDS encoding Gfo/Idh/MocA family oxidoreductase, which produces MISHNVTMLGTGLIGMFYTMTLHSQRSRDRVTMVYSRSEERARQFAKDWNIPRWTTDLKEAIEAADTDTVVIGLPNNRHVECTRLAAAAGKAVLCTKPLARTAAEAKEMLDIVEKAGVFHGYLEDLTYTPKTLKAAESVRAGALGDILWVRSRETHPGPHSSWFWDKEQAGGGAIVDLGCHCIEITRTFVGKDNRPVEVMCWADTLYHPIAAEDQAIALIRYESGAIGQFEVSWAFRGGMDLRDEVAGTEGTIMLNHFLRTGFEMFTTGAAGGYVAEKSETEKGWLFPVGDEIHALGYVHMFTDMFEAMEQGRRPMEDFYDGYVVNAVIDACYRSVKSKQWEPIEMEWRGGTTKKIGINANEYEGQVLIKEERMPDGRVKRILKNKTNGVITETVD; this is translated from the coding sequence ATGATTTCCCACAACGTCACAATGCTCGGCACCGGGCTCATCGGCATGTTTTACACGATGACCCTCCACAGCCAGCGTAGCCGCGACCGCGTCACGATGGTGTATTCGCGCAGCGAGGAGCGAGCGCGGCAATTCGCGAAAGACTGGAACATCCCGCGGTGGACGACGGACCTGAAGGAGGCGATCGAGGCTGCGGATACAGACACGGTCGTGATCGGGTTGCCGAACAACCGGCACGTGGAGTGCACGCGGCTGGCGGCCGCCGCCGGCAAGGCAGTGCTCTGCACGAAGCCGCTGGCGCGCACGGCCGCCGAGGCGAAGGAGATGCTCGACATCGTGGAGAAAGCCGGCGTGTTCCACGGGTATCTGGAAGATCTCACCTACACCCCGAAGACCCTGAAGGCGGCCGAGTCCGTCCGGGCCGGCGCCCTGGGCGATATCCTCTGGGTCCGCTCCCGCGAGACCCATCCGGGGCCGCACAGCTCGTGGTTCTGGGACAAAGAGCAGGCCGGCGGCGGCGCAATCGTCGACCTCGGGTGCCACTGCATCGAGATCACGCGGACATTCGTAGGTAAGGATAATCGGCCGGTGGAGGTAATGTGTTGGGCGGATACGCTCTACCACCCGATCGCCGCCGAGGACCAGGCCATCGCGCTCATCCGATATGAAAGCGGCGCCATCGGGCAGTTCGAGGTCAGTTGGGCCTTCCGTGGGGGCATGGACCTGCGCGACGAGGTGGCCGGCACGGAGGGGACCATCATGCTCAATCACTTTTTGCGGACGGGCTTCGAGATGTTCACCACCGGCGCCGCCGGCGGCTACGTGGCGGAGAAGTCGGAGACCGAAAAAGGCTGGCTCTTCCCCGTCGGCGACGAGATCCACGCCCTGGGCTACGTCCACATGTTCACCGACATGTTCGAGGCGATGGAGCAGGGCCGCCGGCCGATGGAGGACTTTTACGACGGCTACGTGGTCAACGCCGTCATCGACGCCTGTTACCGATCGGTGAAGTCGAAGCAATGGGAGCCCATCGAGATGGAGTGGCGCGGCGGCACGACCAAGAAGATCGGCATTAACGCCAACGAGTATGAAGGCCAGGTGCTCATCAAGGAAGAACGCATGCCCGACGGACGCGTGAAACGCATCCTGAAGAACAAAACAAACGGCGTCATCACCGAGACGGTCGACTAA